From one Sphingomonas sp. BT-65 genomic stretch:
- a CDS encoding DUF2268 domain-containing protein, with translation MIRATLALMLAGLSPAAGDGPEIRTADVDRFYALYDATAGKPSVAQIQRDYLDHASDGFAAFMRMRRITAESIAQRLAAQPDLYVKARGCASHLPVIRTRLAADLGKLRDLYPEARLPPVTVAVGRGKPAGVANADGVMIGLEALCAADFAVADPEDRFVHVIAHEYVHVQQAAAGSDTDTGMTVLQAALVEGGAEFIGELMSGAVGSQHLHRITRGREAAFEASFLDDLDKPAEGSRWLYNGLGTPEWPGDLGYWVGYRIAKAYYVRAKDKRAAVREIIALRDPKAFLAASGWRPGITLD, from the coding sequence ATGATCCGCGCCACTCTTGCCCTCATGCTTGCCGGACTGTCCCCTGCCGCCGGGGACGGGCCGGAGATCCGCACCGCCGACGTCGACCGGTTCTACGCACTCTATGACGCGACCGCCGGCAAGCCGAGCGTCGCGCAGATCCAGCGCGACTATCTCGACCATGCCAGCGACGGCTTTGCCGCGTTCATGCGGATGCGCCGGATCACCGCGGAGAGCATCGCCCAGCGGCTCGCCGCGCAGCCCGATCTCTATGTGAAGGCGCGCGGCTGCGCCAGCCACCTGCCCGTGATCCGGACCCGGCTTGCGGCAGACCTCGGTAAGCTCCGCGATCTCTATCCCGAGGCGCGGCTGCCGCCGGTGACGGTCGCGGTCGGCCGCGGCAAGCCGGCCGGCGTCGCCAATGCGGACGGGGTGATGATCGGGCTCGAGGCGCTGTGCGCGGCGGATTTCGCCGTGGCCGATCCCGAGGATCGCTTCGTCCACGTCATCGCCCATGAATATGTCCATGTTCAGCAGGCGGCCGCCGGATCGGATACCGATACGGGAATGACCGTGCTTCAGGCCGCGCTGGTCGAGGGCGGCGCGGAATTCATCGGCGAGCTGATGTCGGGCGCGGTCGGCTCGCAGCATCTGCACCGCATCACCCGCGGGCGCGAAGCGGCGTTCGAGGCCAGCTTCCTCGACGACCTCGACAAGCCCGCCGAGGGATCGCGCTGGCTGTACAACGGCCTCGGCACACCCGAATGGCCCGGGGATCTTGGCTATTGGGTCGGCTATCGCATCGCCAAGGCCTATTATGTCCGCGCCAAGGACAAGCGCGCCGCGGTGCGCGAGATCATCGCGCTGCGCGATCCCAAGGCATTCCTCGCCGCGAGCGGCTGGCGCCCGGGCATCACGCTCGACTGA
- a CDS encoding DUF3667 domain-containing protein, giving the protein MGEFDAAGEVVSGALWSRAVEKRHGEAHGDGEHGGICLNCGTRLIGPHCHHCGQAGHVHRTIGAIGHEILHGVVHFEGKLWNTLPLLFFRPGELTRRYIHGERARFVSPMAMFLFSVFTMFAVLQIMGISPPAEVGTAAQFEQGLTFARQNTESALADAREARAKATPGSERAQKLDKRIAGLSHDLEEFKKIPVSLSRASGKGLNFKTGWKRIDKGIEKVNQNPGLALYKLQTNSYKFSWVLIPLSIPFVWLLFFWKRRFKGYDHAVFVTYSLSFMSLLSILLTIAGGLGLAGSVIALAALFVPPLHIYFQMKGAYRLRGWSALLRTFVLLNMITFIVVIFALLLLGLGLLG; this is encoded by the coding sequence ATGGGGGAATTCGACGCAGCCGGAGAAGTCGTCAGCGGAGCGCTGTGGAGCCGCGCGGTCGAGAAGCGGCATGGCGAGGCGCACGGTGACGGCGAGCATGGCGGCATCTGCCTCAATTGCGGCACGCGCCTCATCGGCCCGCACTGCCACCACTGCGGCCAGGCGGGGCATGTCCACCGCACGATCGGCGCGATCGGGCACGAGATCCTGCACGGCGTCGTCCATTTCGAGGGCAAGCTGTGGAACACGCTGCCGCTGCTGTTCTTCCGTCCCGGCGAGCTGACGCGGCGCTACATCCATGGCGAGCGCGCGCGCTTCGTCTCGCCGATGGCGATGTTCCTGTTCTCGGTCTTCACGATGTTCGCGGTGCTCCAGATCATGGGCATCTCGCCGCCGGCCGAGGTCGGCACCGCCGCGCAGTTCGAGCAGGGCCTGACCTTCGCGCGGCAGAATACCGAGAGCGCGCTCGCCGACGCGCGGGAAGCGCGTGCCAAGGCCACGCCCGGTAGCGAGCGCGCGCAGAAGCTCGACAAGCGCATTGCCGGCCTCTCGCATGATCTCGAGGAATTCAAGAAGATCCCGGTCTCGCTCAGCCGGGCGAGCGGCAAGGGCCTCAATTTCAAGACCGGCTGGAAGCGGATCGACAAGGGGATCGAGAAGGTCAACCAGAACCCCGGCCTCGCGCTCTACAAGCTGCAGACCAACAGCTACAAGTTCAGCTGGGTACTGATCCCGCTGTCGATCCCGTTCGTGTGGCTGCTGTTCTTCTGGAAGCGGCGCTTCAAGGGCTACGACCACGCAGTGTTCGTGACCTATTCGCTCTCGTTCATGTCGCTGCTGTCGATCCTGCTGACGATCGCGGGCGGGCTGGGGCTGGCCGGAAGCGTGATCGCGCTGGCGGCGTTGTTCGTCCCGCCGCTGCACATCTATTTCCAGATGAAGGGCGCCTATCGCCTGCGCGGCTGGAGCGCCTTGCTGCGCACCTTCGTGCTGCTCAACATGATCACCTTCATCGTGGTGATCTTCGCGCTGCTGCTGCTCGGCCTCGGGCTGCTCGGCTAG
- a CDS encoding glutamate-5-semialdehyde dehydrogenase encodes MDMMTETSPEALIADMGARARAAAVTLAALPTARKAEGLRAAAAEMRAQADAILAANAQDVAAGAANGLSAALLDRLRLDPGRLEGAAAGVEAVAALADPVGEVISRSERPNGLQLSRVRVPIGVIGIIYESRPNVTADAAALCVMSGNAAILRGGSEAAHSNRAIHAAFAAGLERAGLPADAAQLVPTTDRAAVGAMLRAEGAIDLVVPRGGKSLVARVQEEARVPVLAHLDGINHTYIDGAADPAMARDLAVNAKMRRTGICGATETLLIDDAFADPAPILSALADTGCELRGDADIRALEPRVVAANAGDWDTEYLDSILSVKRVDGVDGAMAHIAAHGSHHTDAIVTEDADAAERFLNGVDSAIVMWNASTQFADGGEFGLGAEIGIATGRLHARGPVALEGLTTYKWVVRGSGQTRP; translated from the coding sequence ATGGACATGATGACGGAGACCTCGCCTGAAGCCCTGATCGCGGACATGGGCGCCCGCGCCCGCGCCGCAGCGGTGACGCTGGCCGCGCTGCCGACCGCGCGCAAGGCCGAGGGGCTGCGCGCCGCCGCAGCGGAGATGCGCGCGCAGGCCGATGCGATCCTGGCGGCGAATGCGCAGGATGTCGCGGCGGGCGCGGCGAACGGCCTCAGCGCCGCGCTGCTCGACCGGCTGCGGCTCGATCCGGGCCGGCTGGAGGGCGCGGCGGCGGGCGTCGAGGCAGTCGCGGCGCTTGCTGATCCGGTGGGCGAGGTGATCAGCCGCAGCGAGCGGCCCAACGGGCTCCAGCTCAGCCGCGTGCGCGTGCCGATCGGGGTGATCGGGATCATTTACGAAAGCCGCCCCAACGTCACCGCCGACGCGGCGGCGCTGTGCGTGATGAGCGGCAATGCCGCGATCCTGCGCGGCGGTTCCGAGGCAGCGCACAGCAACCGCGCGATCCACGCCGCCTTCGCCGCGGGGCTCGAGCGCGCCGGGCTCCCCGCCGATGCCGCGCAGCTCGTCCCCACCACCGATCGCGCCGCGGTCGGCGCAATGCTGCGGGCCGAGGGCGCGATCGACCTGGTCGTGCCGCGCGGCGGCAAGAGCCTGGTCGCGCGCGTGCAGGAGGAGGCGCGCGTCCCCGTGCTCGCGCATCTCGACGGGATCAACCACACCTATATCGACGGCGCCGCCGACCCGGCGATGGCGCGCGACCTGGCCGTGAACGCCAAGATGCGCCGCACCGGCATCTGCGGCGCGACCGAGACGCTGCTGATCGACGACGCCTTCGCCGATCCAGCCCCGATCCTGTCGGCGCTCGCCGACACCGGCTGCGAGCTGCGCGGCGACGCCGACATCCGCGCGCTCGAGCCACGCGTCGTGGCGGCCAATGCCGGGGACTGGGACACCGAGTATCTCGATTCGATCCTGTCGGTGAAGCGAGTCGACGGCGTCGACGGCGCGATGGCGCATATCGCGGCGCACGGATCGCACCACACCGACGCGATCGTCACCGAGGACGCGGACGCGGCCGAGCGCTTCCTCAACGGCGTCGACAGCGCCATCGTGATGTGGAACGCCTCGACCCAGTTCGCCGATGGCGGCGAGTTCGGGCTCGGCGCCGAGATCGGCATCGCCACCGGCCGCCTCCATGCCCGCGGTCCGGTCGCGCTGGAGGGGCTGACGACCTATAAATGGGTGGTGCGCGGGAGCGGACAGACGCGTCCTTGA
- a CDS encoding CopG family ribbon-helix-helix protein, producing MSKSAVITTRLDGETADLIDQAAARHGQSRSWFVSRVLAQAAKREAEFLAYIQEGIDELDRGEGIPHEVVMAELDAMIAKHEARCRD from the coding sequence ATGAGCAAATCAGCCGTCATCACCACCCGTCTCGACGGGGAGACCGCCGATCTGATTGATCAAGCCGCTGCGCGTCACGGTCAAAGCCGATCTTGGTTCGTTAGTCGTGTCCTTGCTCAAGCTGCCAAGCGCGAAGCAGAGTTTCTCGCCTACATCCAAGAAGGTATCGACGAACTGGATCGCGGCGAGGGAATTCCGCACGAAGTGGTAATGGCGGAGCTCGATGCGATGATCGCCAAGCATGAGGCTCGATGCCGGGATTGA
- a CDS encoding type II toxin-antitoxin system RelE/ParE family toxin, translated as MPGLIWAPSARRDLMTIDEYLSEHDQRAALNTLRAIRVAANRLTEYPRIGRAVDPPFRVLGVRSTQYLIVYRLKGEGVEIARVRHRRENWTYDIEGDL; from the coding sequence ATGCCGGGATTGATCTGGGCGCCATCCGCGCGCCGCGATCTGATGACGATCGACGAATATCTCAGCGAACATGATCAGCGAGCGGCACTGAACACGCTTCGTGCAATCCGTGTCGCCGCCAATCGACTGACGGAATATCCGCGCATCGGCCGAGCCGTTGACCCGCCATTTCGCGTCCTTGGGGTCCGCTCGACCCAATATCTCATCGTTTACCGCCTCAAGGGCGAAGGCGTGGAGATCGCTCGGGTGCGGCACCGGCGCGAGAATTGGACTTACGACATCGAAGGGGATCTTTGA
- a CDS encoding nicotinate-nucleotide adenylyltransferase, whose protein sequence is MKRIGLLGGSFNPAHRGHRAISLHALRALGLDEVWWMVSPGNPLKEREGMAPFAARIASARAMARHAPIRPTAVEKRLKTRYTVDTLTKLPRLYPKHRFIWLMGADNLAQFDQWKGWRHIARQVPIAVIARPGYDRDAHASPAMGWLRRFVRPAGQAKNWTKWSLPALVLLRFRPDPTSATRLRAADPAWHRRYAPSPHHRTRVTRR, encoded by the coding sequence TTGAAACGCATCGGCCTTCTCGGCGGGTCGTTCAACCCGGCGCATCGCGGGCATCGCGCGATCTCGCTCCACGCACTGCGCGCGCTGGGGCTGGACGAGGTGTGGTGGATGGTGTCGCCGGGCAATCCCTTGAAGGAGCGCGAAGGGATGGCGCCGTTCGCCGCGCGCATCGCCTCGGCCCGCGCCATGGCCAGGCACGCGCCAATCCGTCCCACCGCGGTCGAGAAACGGCTCAAGACGCGCTACACCGTCGACACGCTGACCAAGCTCCCCCGCCTCTATCCCAAGCACCGCTTCATCTGGCTGATGGGCGCCGACAACCTCGCGCAATTCGACCAGTGGAAGGGCTGGCGCCATATTGCGCGACAGGTTCCGATTGCGGTGATCGCGCGCCCGGGTTATGATCGTGACGCCCATGCAAGTCCTGCCATGGGCTGGCTGCGGCGCTTTGTGCGGCCCGCAGGCCAGGCGAAGAACTGGACGAAGTGGAGTTTGCCGGCCCTGGTGCTGTTGCGCTTCCGCCCCGACCCGACTTCGGCGACCCGCCTGCGCGCCGCCGACCCCGCCTGGCACCGGCGTTATGCGCCGTCCCCACATCACCGCACGCGCGTCACCAGACGCTAG
- the rsfS gene encoding ribosome silencing factor encodes MNASPHVSRTPQPQGNLDEAEALHQLVLTSLDDDQAVETVSIPLAGKSSIADYMVVASGRSTRQVASMANKLAEKIKAEFGRNPRVEGLPTADWVLIDAGDVIVHLFRPEVRTFYNLERMWAFGDTAPVGNA; translated from the coding sequence TTGAACGCATCGCCCCATGTTTCGCGTACGCCCCAGCCACAGGGTAACCTGGACGAGGCTGAGGCGCTCCACCAGCTCGTCCTGACCTCGCTCGACGACGATCAGGCGGTCGAGACGGTCTCGATCCCGCTCGCCGGCAAGAGCAGCATCGCCGACTATATGGTCGTGGCCTCGGGCCGCTCGACCCGTCAGGTCGCGTCGATGGCGAACAAGCTGGCCGAGAAGATCAAGGCGGAGTTCGGCCGCAATCCGCGCGTCGAAGGGCTGCCCACCGCCGACTGGGTGCTGATCGACGCCGGCGACGTGATCGTCCACTTGTTCCGGCCGGAAGTCCGCACCTTCTACAATCTCGAGCGGATGTGGGCGTTCGGGGACACGGCGCCGGTCGGCAACGCCTGA
- a CDS encoding 23S rRNA (pseudouridine(1915)-N(3))-methyltransferase RlmH: MLLHIVARGRIGRGPEAELVERYLKRVTWPHRITELPDTGGKLPDLQPGTRRVMLDEKGENLPSRVLAERLQAWRDDGVRETRFLIGAADGFGDAERAEADLLIAFGRATWPHLMARAMLAEQLWRATSILANHPYHREG, translated from the coding sequence GTGCTGCTGCATATCGTGGCGCGCGGGCGCATTGGGCGCGGACCTGAAGCGGAGCTGGTCGAGCGCTATCTCAAGCGCGTCACCTGGCCGCACAGGATTACCGAGCTTCCCGACACCGGGGGCAAGCTGCCCGATCTCCAGCCCGGCACGCGCCGCGTGATGCTCGACGAGAAGGGCGAGAACCTGCCCTCGCGCGTGCTCGCCGAGCGGCTCCAGGCGTGGCGTGACGACGGGGTGCGCGAGACGCGCTTCCTGATCGGCGCGGCGGACGGGTTCGGCGATGCCGAGCGGGCCGAGGCCGACCTGCTGATCGCCTTCGGCCGCGCGACCTGGCCACATCTGATGGCGCGCGCGATGCTCGCCGAGCAATTGTGGCGCGCCACCAGCATCCTTGCCAACCACCCCTATCACCGCGAAGGCTGA
- a CDS encoding murein hydrolase activator EnvC, with protein MRWVLTAIAVLLLGLAGFTALPAQAPDLAAQQGQLKAANQAARDAAARAGRLQRAAAGERDEARRAKAREAAVAASIDAAQAQIAAARARVAIVDRLLAAQRARLETQQGPIARLIAALQSLARRPAMLGLLQPGSTADIVHVRAVLGSVAPVVRERSAGVRAEIARTRRLREGAQIAARSLDEGRERLETQRLALVRMEAGHRLRAAGYRRDAMFESDRALALGEQARDLVELMDSLGAAAETREALEALPGPLPRPGAAGEEDRPAPARAARQGPPPYRLPVAGSIVTGLGEVSEAGVHSRGLTLSSWAGAQVVAPAAGRVIYAGRFRGYGNIVILDHGAGWTSLVAGLDRVLVRVGDAPVQGTPLGRAPQGEAPRITVELRRQGHSVDLAQLLD; from the coding sequence ATGCGCTGGGTCCTGACCGCCATTGCCGTCCTCCTGCTCGGACTCGCGGGCTTCACCGCGCTGCCCGCCCAGGCGCCCGACCTCGCCGCGCAGCAGGGCCAGCTCAAGGCCGCAAACCAGGCCGCCAGGGACGCCGCGGCGCGCGCCGGGCGGCTGCAACGGGCGGCGGCGGGCGAGCGCGACGAGGCGCGGCGTGCCAAGGCCCGCGAAGCCGCGGTCGCCGCGAGCATCGATGCCGCGCAAGCGCAGATCGCTGCCGCCCGTGCCCGCGTCGCGATCGTCGACCGGCTGCTCGCCGCGCAGCGCGCGCGGCTGGAGACGCAGCAGGGCCCGATCGCGCGGCTGATCGCGGCGCTCCAGTCGCTCGCGCGGCGCCCGGCGATGCTCGGGCTGCTTCAGCCGGGCTCGACCGCCGACATCGTCCATGTCCGCGCGGTGCTGGGCAGCGTCGCCCCGGTGGTGCGCGAACGCAGCGCGGGCGTCCGCGCCGAGATCGCGCGCACCCGCCGCCTGCGCGAAGGCGCGCAGATCGCCGCACGCAGCCTGGACGAAGGGCGCGAGCGCCTCGAGACCCAGCGGCTCGCGCTGGTGCGGATGGAGGCCGGGCACCGGCTGCGTGCCGCGGGCTACCGCCGTGACGCGATGTTCGAATCGGATCGCGCGCTCGCGCTCGGCGAACAGGCGCGCGACCTGGTCGAGCTGATGGACTCGCTCGGCGCCGCCGCCGAGACGCGCGAGGCGCTGGAGGCGCTGCCCGGCCCGCTGCCGCGCCCCGGCGCCGCTGGTGAGGAGGATAGACCCGCCCCGGCCCGCGCCGCGCGACAGGGACCGCCGCCCTACCGGCTCCCGGTCGCGGGCAGCATCGTCACTGGCCTCGGCGAGGTGTCCGAGGCCGGCGTGCACTCGCGCGGCCTCACGCTGTCGAGCTGGGCCGGGGCCCAGGTCGTCGCGCCCGCCGCGGGGCGGGTGATCTATGCCGGGCGCTTCCGCGGCTATGGCAATATCGTGATCCTCGACCATGGCGCCGGCTGGACCTCGCTCGTCGCGGGACTCGACCGGGTGCTGGTGCGAGTCGGCGACGCGCCGGTGCAGGGCACCCCGCTCGGCCGCGCCCCGCAGGGCGAGGCGCCGCGCATCACCGTCGAGCTGCGCCGCCAGGGCCACAGCGTGGACCTCGCGCAGTTGCTGGATTGA
- a CDS encoding S41 family peptidase produces the protein MIRPILQVTAAVGALALVPLTTGAMASVDTSSYRELDAFMDVYARVKADYVEKVDDKTLIKGAIDGMLASLDPHSSYVDAVAFDNMRLATEGNYGGLGLSVTMEDGAVKIVTPTEDTPAWRAGLKSGDFITHLDGKLIYGGTLDEAISQMRGEPGTKITLRIIRPGRDKPFDVTLTRDTIVQKAVKWEVKDGIGILNINTFSATTASDMRAGIAAIEKQLGGKPKGYVIDLRANGGGLLTQAIEVTDAFLAHGEIVSQRGREKADIERWYAKTDDLARGLPLVVLVDAGTASASEIVAGALQDHHRALVLGEKTFGKGSVQTLLQLGPRTALRLTTARYYTPSGRSVQEGGIEPDLLVPQLSDADYKTRPVFREADLRRHLINETKVDNSILEEDTKTDPRFAASVEDLKKKGVEDFQLHYALQTIARTSAPARMAAGGAPKSGTKR, from the coding sequence ATGATCCGTCCCATCCTCCAGGTCACCGCCGCGGTCGGCGCGCTGGCGCTCGTCCCGCTCACCACCGGCGCGATGGCCAGCGTCGATACCTCCAGCTACCGCGAGCTCGATGCCTTCATGGACGTCTATGCCCGGGTGAAGGCCGATTATGTCGAGAAGGTCGACGACAAGACGCTGATCAAGGGCGCGATCGACGGCATGCTCGCCAGCCTCGATCCGCACAGCTCCTATGTCGACGCGGTCGCGTTCGACAATATGCGCCTCGCCACCGAGGGCAATTACGGCGGGCTCGGCCTGTCGGTCACGATGGAGGACGGCGCGGTCAAGATCGTCACCCCGACTGAGGACACGCCGGCCTGGCGCGCCGGCCTCAAGTCGGGCGACTTCATCACGCATCTCGACGGCAAGCTGATCTATGGCGGCACGCTCGACGAGGCGATCAGCCAGATGCGCGGCGAGCCGGGCACCAAGATCACGCTGCGCATCATCCGTCCCGGCCGCGACAAGCCGTTCGACGTCACGCTGACCCGCGACACCATCGTCCAGAAGGCGGTGAAGTGGGAGGTCAAGGACGGCATCGGCATCCTCAACATCAACACCTTCAGCGCCACGACCGCGTCGGACATGCGCGCGGGCATCGCGGCGATCGAGAAGCAGCTGGGCGGCAAGCCCAAGGGCTATGTCATCGACCTGCGCGCCAATGGCGGCGGCCTGCTGACCCAGGCGATCGAGGTGACCGACGCGTTCCTGGCGCATGGCGAGATCGTCTCGCAGCGCGGTCGCGAGAAGGCCGATATCGAGCGCTGGTACGCCAAGACCGACGATCTCGCGCGCGGCCTGCCGCTGGTCGTGCTGGTTGACGCCGGCACCGCTTCGGCCTCGGAAATCGTCGCCGGCGCGCTGCAGGACCATCACCGCGCGCTGGTGCTGGGCGAGAAGACCTTCGGCAAGGGATCGGTGCAGACCTTGCTCCAGCTCGGCCCGCGCACCGCGCTGCGCCTCACCACGGCGCGCTACTACACCCCCTCGGGCCGTTCGGTGCAGGAGGGCGGGATCGAGCCCGACCTGCTGGTGCCGCAGCTTTCCGACGCCGACTACAAGACTCGGCCGGTGTTCCGCGAGGCGGACCTGCGCCGCCACCTGATCAACGAGACCAAGGTCGACAACTCGATCCTCGAGGAGGACACCAAGACCGATCCGCGCTTCGCCGCAAGCGTCGAGGATCTCAAGAAGAAGGGCGTGGAGGACTTCCAGCTCCATTATGCGCTGCAGACCATCGCACGCACCTCCGCCCCCGCGCGGATGGCGGCGGGCGGCGCGCCCAAGAGCGGCACGAAGCGCTAA
- a CDS encoding disulfide bond formation protein B, whose translation MAPRRTAQALALLLPLGLMAGALYSQYVGGLFPCEMCMWQRYPHYAAIILAALSFAAKPGRDVLVWLATLAIAISGAIGAFHAGVEYGWWEGLTRCATNFGSGNALDAIMNAPLVRCDVAPWHFLGISLAGWNAILSLGGALVIAMLMLRKQKRRAFA comes from the coding sequence ATGGCTCCCCGCCGCACCGCGCAGGCGCTCGCCCTGCTGCTCCCGCTCGGCCTGATGGCGGGGGCGCTCTACAGCCAATATGTCGGCGGGCTGTTCCCGTGCGAAATGTGCATGTGGCAGCGCTACCCGCATTATGCCGCGATCATCCTCGCCGCGCTGTCCTTCGCGGCAAAGCCGGGACGCGACGTGCTGGTGTGGCTCGCCACGCTCGCCATCGCGATCAGCGGGGCGATCGGCGCATTCCATGCCGGGGTCGAATATGGCTGGTGGGAAGGGCTCACCCGCTGCGCCACCAATTTCGGCAGCGGCAATGCCCTCGACGCGATCATGAACGCGCCTTTGGTGCGCTGCGACGTCGCGCCGTGGCATTTCCTCGGCATCTCGCTCGCCGGCTGGAACGCGATCCTTTCGCTCGGTGGTGCGTTGGTGATCGCGATGCTGATGCTCAGGAAACAGAAGCGCAGGGCGTTCGCGTGA
- a CDS encoding demethoxyubiquinone hydroxylase family protein, whose amino-acid sequence MRWKPGDPRPDIGSMIRVDQAGEYGATRIYAGQLAVMGDRHDMARAISGMANQEERHRAFFDALIAERGVRPTALQPVWNAAGFALGAATAALGPAAAMACTVAVETEIDLHYQEQLDALGEDDPTLSAAVAEFRAEELEHRDSALAAGAETAPAYPLLSGAIRLACKAAIAASKRI is encoded by the coding sequence ATGCGGTGGAAGCCCGGCGATCCCCGCCCCGACATCGGGTCGATGATCCGCGTCGATCAGGCGGGCGAATATGGCGCGACCCGCATCTATGCCGGGCAGCTCGCCGTGATGGGGGACCGGCACGACATGGCGCGCGCGATTTCGGGCATGGCGAACCAGGAGGAACGGCACCGCGCCTTCTTCGATGCGTTGATCGCCGAGCGCGGCGTGCGGCCGACCGCGCTGCAGCCGGTGTGGAACGCGGCGGGCTTCGCGCTGGGCGCGGCCACGGCGGCGCTCGGGCCGGCGGCGGCGATGGCCTGCACGGTGGCGGTCGAGACCGAGATCGACCTCCATTACCAGGAACAGCTCGACGCGCTGGGCGAGGATGATCCCACGCTCTCCGCGGCGGTCGCCGAATTCCGCGCCGAGGAGCTGGAGCATCGCGATTCGGCGCTGGCGGCAGGCGCGGAGACGGCGCCGGCCTATCCGCTGCTCTCGGGCGCGATCCGGCTGGCGTGCAAGGCTGCCATTGCAGCCTCGAAACGGATATAG
- a CDS encoding hemerythrin domain-containing protein yields the protein MADDRIFADLKRDHDRQRKLLDAIGETSGDSAERRTLFEELRLELQAHAAAEEESLYATMLANPELRDDARHSVSEHKEVDDMLGELVEMDMSSTGWLTRFKTMRDRYLHHIDEEEEEMFPAAAKDLDEETKARLAAVFEKRKPKELERAEDELPGDARA from the coding sequence ATGGCCGACGACCGTATCTTCGCAGACCTCAAGCGCGACCACGATCGCCAGCGCAAGCTGCTCGACGCGATCGGCGAAACCAGCGGCGACAGTGCGGAACGCCGCACCCTGTTCGAGGAACTGCGCCTTGAGCTGCAGGCGCACGCCGCGGCCGAGGAGGAATCGCTCTACGCGACGATGCTCGCCAACCCCGAGCTGCGCGACGATGCTCGCCATTCGGTGTCCGAGCACAAGGAGGTCGACGACATGCTCGGCGAGCTGGTCGAGATGGACATGAGCTCGACCGGCTGGCTCACCCGCTTCAAGACGATGCGTGACCGCTACCTCCACCATATCGACGAGGAGGAGGAAGAGATGTTCCCGGCGGCGGCCAAGGACCTCGACGAGGAAACCAAGGCGCGGCTCGCCGCGGTGTTCGAGAAGCGCAAGCCCAAGGAGCTCGAACGCGCCGAGGATGAGCTGCCGGGCGACGCGCGTGCGTAA